The Sphingomonas carotinifaciens genomic sequence GCATCGAGCACGACCGGCGTCGCCCGGTCGGCGGCATCCACGGCCACGTCGTTCAGGGCAAAGGCGATGCGGTCGCGTACCGCGCGCGTGCGCAGGATCGCGGCCAGCACGTCGCCATCGCGGCCGCCCGCCACCTGTTGCGGCACGGTGATGCGGGTCAGCTGGTCGTCGTAGAAGCCGCCGGGTTGCAGCAGCCGGGCAAAGGCACGCTGGCTGGACAGGGTGAGCAGACGGTGGATGCCGTCGCCCAGGCTGTAGGAGCCGAGCGGCGTGGTGCAGGCGCCGATCGTGACCAGCGGCAGCAGCGCGGCACCGCGGAGCAGGTGACGGCGGGCAAGGAGAGGCGACATGGCCATTCGAGCATCCCGATTTGGGTGGATTTCACTGGTCGATATGACCTAGCCTGTGTGGGACGGGGGATTGCGACAGGGTGAACGGACCGGCAGAATCGCGGTTTGGCGCAGCATTGTTGTCCAGCGGTGTCAGGAAACGCACAGATCATTGACGTTTCCACGTTCCATTGCATAGCTAAAGTTAATCTAGGTTACGGTGCGCTGGTTTGGAACGATGCACACGACCGAACCGACATGTCGTGAAGCTACGGATCGATAAGCAAAAGATCGAGCCAGACAGCAGGAACGGGGGAACGGCGTTTGGAAGCGGAAGCGGAAATGGAAGACGGCATCCTGGAGCGGGACGGCAAGCGGCTCTATCGCGCGCCCGCGCTGGAAAAGGGTCTGGATATCCTGGAGCTGCTGGCGGGTGAGGAACAGCCGCTGACGGTCAGCGCCATCGTGCAGCGACTGGGGCGATCCACGGGCGAACTGTTTCGCATGATCCAGGTGCTGGAGCATCGCGGTTTCGTGGAACAAGGACCCGCCGGCTATGTCATGACGCCGCGCCTGTTTCATCTGGGATTGAAGCGGCCGCCGGTGCGCAGCATGCTGGAACAGGCCCTGCCGATCATGCGGCAACTGACCATCGATATCGGTCAATCCTGCCATCTGGGCATCCAGACCGGCAGCGACATGGCGGTGGTCGCGCGCATGGAGTCGACCGCGGCGGTGGGCTTTGCGGTACGGGTCGGATATCGGCAGCCGTTGCACCGGACCTCCTCGGGAGCGGTGCTCTATGCGTTTCAGTCGCCCTCGATCCGGGGTGACTGGGAGCGGTCGTTCCAGCCGGCACCCTCGGCCGACGAACTGAACGCGTTCCGGGCGCAAGCCGACGAGATTCGCGTTACCGGCCTGGGGCGGCAGGATAACCCCTGCGTCAATGGGATGCGCGATCTGTCGGCGCCGATCCTGCGCGGCCGGCAGGCGATCGCGGTGTTGACCGTACCGTTCCTGCGCCTGACCGATTCGACGGTATCGGAAGATGCCGCATGCAACGCGATCCGGGCGGCGGCGGCGGAGATTTCGAGCAGCTTGGCGTTCAACGACAGCCACGCCTGAGGATACCCGGTCGGACCTTCGCGGCGGAGGCGGTTTCAGGGCGATACCGGCCGGGGGCGCTATCGCCGGCGCGCAAAGTCTGAAACAGCGCCGGCGATGAAGACGATCTGGTTCGATCGCGGGCATTCGGTCCGCAATGCGCTGGCCCTGATAAGGGCGGGGGCGAACGGGCGGGTGCGATTGATCGCCTCGCACCCTTATGCCGATGCCGCGGCGCTGGCGGCCGCCGATCTGGCGCTGATCGAGCCGATTACGGCGGACGGCTATCGCGACTGGTGTCTGGACATGTGCCGGGTGCACGGCGTCGACCTGTTCGTGCCCGGCATGCGCCGCGACCTGATCGCGGGCGACGCGGCCGCCTTTGCCGCGCTCGGCACCCGGCTGGCGCTGCCGGCGGCGCCCGACATGCTGGACCTGCTGGACGACAAATGGGCGTTCATGGACGCGGTGGCGGCGGCCGGGCTGCCGGTACCGCAGGCGTGGCTGGCGCGGGGCGGCGATGACGTGCGCCGCGCCGTCGCCGCCCTGCGCGGGCAGGGACTTGGCGCGTGCGTCAAGCCGCGGCGCGGCGTGTTCGGGGCGGGCTTCTGGCGGCTGGAGGACGAGCGGCCGCTGATCGCGACGCTGATGGATGTCGATGCGCGGACGATCGGGGTCGAGGCCTTTGCGCAGGCGCTGGACGACGGGCAGGCGCCCGACCTGCTGATACTGGAATATCTGC encodes the following:
- a CDS encoding ATP-grasp domain-containing protein → MKTIWFDRGHSVRNALALIRAGANGRVRLIASHPYADAAALAAADLALIEPITADGYRDWCLDMCRVHGVDLFVPGMRRDLIAGDAAAFAALGTRLALPAAPDMLDLLDDKWAFMDAVAAAGLPVPQAWLARGGDDVRRAVAALRGQGLGACVKPRRGVFGAGFWRLEDERPLIATLMDVDARTIGVEAFAQALDDGQAPDLLILEYLPGHETSVDMLADGGRVVSAVARRKERVGQWVESEGEAIDLAAATVQLFGLSGLINVQMIEDAAGQLRLIEVNTRMSGGCLNTVFAGVNLPWWHVALELGLAHADMVPRPRGRALVAAVPDAIRLDAPAPPFSAMIRDE
- a CDS encoding DUF4197 domain-containing protein, translated to MAMSPLLARRHLLRGAALLPLVTIGACTTPLGSYSLGDGIHRLLTLSSQRAFARLLQPGGFYDDQLTRITVPQQVAGGRDGDVLAAILRTRAVRDRIAFALNDVAVDAADRATPVVLDAIRGLSVADAVSVLRGGPTAATTLLERQARGAVVDAMFPEIGGALRSDGAEILGAVIAARTGVDYTALARDVAEQAGSAIFRAIGREEAAIRADPLATRDPVLIAVLGGR
- a CDS encoding IclR family transcriptional regulator → MEDGILERDGKRLYRAPALEKGLDILELLAGEEQPLTVSAIVQRLGRSTGELFRMIQVLEHRGFVEQGPAGYVMTPRLFHLGLKRPPVRSMLEQALPIMRQLTIDIGQSCHLGIQTGSDMAVVARMESTAAVGFAVRVGYRQPLHRTSSGAVLYAFQSPSIRGDWERSFQPAPSADELNAFRAQADEIRVTGLGRQDNPCVNGMRDLSAPILRGRQAIAVLTVPFLRLTDSTVSEDAACNAIRAAAAEISSSLAFNDSHA